In one uncultured Devosia sp. genomic region, the following are encoded:
- a CDS encoding citrate synthase/methylcitrate synthase: MKSGLEDVVAAETVLSDVDGTNGRLIIRGVSLDDLAHSSFEDVAALLLDGFVSIPHDVQTALGAARQVVFATIASAGDLTSLAPVDALRALLARLGDGDDAETALRLLVAPGVFTPAILRQRQGLAPIAPDASLSQAADALRMLHGKVPSAEQVAALDRYLVTVADHGLNASTFAARVVASTQAGLASSALAALSALKGPLHGGAPGPVLDMLDAAGTPAGAEHWVRQALDGGDRLMGFGHRVYRVRDPRADALKSAVAMLTKVGAIDPARLALAEAVETAALTQLRAKKPDRVLETNVEFYTALLLEALGFPREAFTCVFAMGRVTGWIAHAREQAATGRLIRPMSVYVGPKVKDAA, from the coding sequence ATGAAAAGCGGACTGGAAGATGTAGTGGCAGCCGAGACCGTGCTGTCCGATGTGGATGGCACCAATGGCCGGCTGATCATCCGCGGCGTGTCGCTGGACGATCTGGCGCATTCCAGCTTCGAAGACGTGGCTGCGCTCCTGCTTGATGGCTTCGTGTCAATCCCACATGACGTGCAGACCGCACTCGGTGCGGCGCGACAGGTGGTCTTTGCCACCATCGCCTCAGCCGGTGATCTGACGTCTCTGGCTCCGGTGGACGCCTTGCGGGCTCTGTTGGCCCGACTGGGAGATGGCGACGACGCCGAGACCGCCCTGCGCCTGCTCGTGGCGCCAGGCGTGTTCACGCCCGCCATTCTGCGCCAACGCCAGGGCCTTGCTCCCATCGCGCCGGATGCCAGCCTGTCCCAGGCGGCCGACGCGCTGCGCATGCTGCATGGCAAGGTGCCCAGTGCCGAACAGGTGGCGGCCCTTGACCGGTATCTGGTGACCGTAGCCGACCATGGCCTCAACGCCTCGACCTTTGCAGCCCGCGTCGTAGCCTCGACCCAGGCCGGGCTCGCCTCCTCGGCCCTTGCCGCGCTCAGCGCCCTCAAGGGTCCGCTGCATGGTGGCGCCCCCGGCCCGGTGCTCGACATGCTCGATGCGGCCGGCACACCGGCAGGCGCCGAACACTGGGTCCGACAAGCACTTGATGGCGGCGACCGTTTGATGGGCTTCGGCCATCGTGTCTATCGCGTCCGGGACCCTCGCGCCGATGCGCTCAAGAGCGCCGTAGCCATGCTGACCAAAGTCGGTGCCATCGACCCGGCGCGGCTGGCTCTGGCCGAGGCGGTCGAGACGGCGGCGCTCACCCAGCTCCGCGCCAAAAAGCCGGACCGGGTGCTGGAGACCAATGTCGAATTCTATACGGCACTCCTGCTGGAGGCGCTGGGCTTCCCCCGCGAAGCCTTCACCTGTGTCTTCGCCATGGGGCGAGTCACCGGCTGGATTGCCCATGCCCGCGAGCAGGCGGCGACGGGCCGGCTGATCCGGCCGATGTCGGTTTATGTGGGGCCGAAGGTGAAGGATGCGGCTTGA
- a CDS encoding citrate synthase: MDWLTASEALALLGTQPQTLYANVSRGRIKARPDPADSRRSLYRGEDVRRLAQRGAGRRKQEAIATQAMQWGEPVLQTAISTIRDGRLIYRGQDAAALAGRATLEDVARLLWRSDVVLPHVETSGQGLAAAFAALALEAAKAPAAPRSVVALVEDAGLVFATMANHLSRHGSESIHLRLARHWQRPDAADVIRRALVLLADHELNASTFSARVTVSTGASLWSGALAGLATLRGPRHGLASPAVTALAQDLGHWGQGTEEALRDWLGEGRYLPGMGHRLYPDGDIRCQALLASFDLPPEFAAYLDAARSISGDEPNVDFALGAMAARFDLPGDSGITLFALARTVGWLAHMMEQVTSGEPIRPRARYVGP; this comes from the coding sequence ATGGACTGGCTGACGGCATCGGAGGCATTGGCGCTGCTCGGCACGCAGCCGCAGACGCTTTACGCCAATGTCAGTCGGGGCCGCATCAAGGCGCGGCCCGATCCGGCCGACAGCCGTCGCAGCCTCTACCGTGGGGAAGATGTGCGCCGCCTCGCCCAACGCGGCGCCGGCCGTCGCAAACAGGAGGCGATTGCGACGCAGGCCATGCAATGGGGCGAGCCGGTGCTCCAGACGGCGATTTCGACGATCCGTGACGGGCGGCTGATCTATCGCGGGCAGGATGCCGCCGCGCTGGCCGGTCGTGCGACGCTCGAAGATGTCGCAAGGCTGCTGTGGCGGAGCGATGTTGTGCTGCCACATGTGGAGACAAGCGGGCAGGGGCTGGCTGCGGCTTTCGCCGCTCTGGCGCTCGAGGCAGCCAAGGCGCCGGCGGCGCCGAGGTCCGTCGTTGCGCTGGTCGAGGATGCTGGTCTGGTCTTTGCGACCATGGCCAATCATCTTTCGCGCCACGGCAGCGAATCCATCCACCTGCGCCTCGCCCGGCATTGGCAGCGTCCCGACGCTGCAGACGTCATTCGTCGCGCGCTGGTTCTCCTCGCCGATCATGAGTTGAACGCTTCCACCTTTTCTGCCCGCGTCACGGTTTCGACTGGCGCATCTCTATGGTCGGGAGCCTTGGCGGGCCTCGCCACGCTGCGCGGTCCACGCCATGGGTTGGCGTCGCCGGCAGTGACCGCATTGGCGCAGGATCTGGGTCATTGGGGCCAAGGCACAGAAGAGGCCCTGCGGGACTGGCTCGGGGAAGGGCGCTACCTGCCCGGCATGGGGCATCGGCTTTATCCCGATGGCGATATTCGCTGCCAGGCGCTGCTGGCATCATTCGATCTGCCGCCGGAGTTTGCCGCCTATCTCGACGCTGCCCGCAGCATCTCCGGCGACGAGCCCAATGTCGATTTCGCGCTGGGCGCCATGGCAGCGCGCTTCGACTTGCCAGGCGATTCCGGCATCACGCTGTTTGCCTTGGCGCGCACGGTGGGCTGGCTGGCGCATATGATGGAACAGGTAACCTCCGGTGAACCGATCCGCCCGCGGGCCAGATATGTCGGACCCTAG